TGCCTGCTGTATAGGCGGGGTCAGGGGCGGGTATACTCCTGTTCGCAGTACATGCAGCGGTAGGTGCCGGCCTCGGGATCGGTGAGCAGGAACACATGGTCCAGCTCCTGCTCCACGCTGGTGATGCAGCGGGGGTTTTTGCATTTGGCCACGTTTACGATGCGGCCGGGCAGGGTGAGGTGCTTTTTCTCCACGATGCGCCCGCCCTCGATGATGTTCACCGTGATGCTGGGGTCAAGGAAGCCCAGCACGTCCAGATCAATGTCGATGCGGTCCTCGATCTTGATGATGTCCTTGCGGCCGGATTTGTTGCTGCGGGCGTTCTTGATGATGGCCACGCTGCAATCCAGCTTGTCCAGTTCCAGCACACGGTAGATCTCCATGCATTTTCCGGCGGCGATGTGGTCGATCACAACGCCCTTTTCCAGGCTGTCAACGTTCAGCATTTACTCCACCTCCAGCATTTTCAAAATCAGCGCCATGCGCACAAAACGCCCGAACCTTGCCTGGGGGAAATAGGCGGCGCGGGGGTCGTCGTCCACCTCCACGCTGATCTCATTTACGCGGGGCAGCGGGTGCATTACGATCATGTCGGGCTTGGCCAGGGCCATTTTGCCGTTGTCGAGAATGTAGCTGTCGCGCAGGCGGATGTAATCCTCCTCGTTGAAGAAACGCTCGCGCTGCACGCGGGTCATGTACAGAATGTCCATCTGGGAGATGGCATCCTCCAGGCGTTCCACCTCTTCAAAGGGGAAGCCCTCGCGCACCAGGTCGTCGCGGATGTAGTCCGGAATCTGCAGTTCTTTGGGGCTGACCAGCACGAACTTGATGCCCTTGTAGCGCATCATGGCCCGGATGAGGCTGTGCACCGTGCGGCCGAATTTTAAATCGCCGCACAGGCCCACGGTGAGATTGTCCAGATGGCCTTTCAGCCGGTGGATGGTGAGCAGGTCGGTCAGGGTCTGGGTGGGGTGCTGGTGGCCGCCGTCGCCGGCGTTGATGAGGGGGCAGTCCACCTTGGAGGCCGCCACAGTGGCCGCGCCCTCCTTGGGGTGGCGCATGGCGATGATATCGGCATAGCACTCCACCGTGCGCACGGTGTCGGCCACGCTCTCGCCCTTGGCGGCCGAGCTGGAATTGGCCGAAGAAAAACCCAACACCTGGCCACCGAGACTGAGCATTGCGGATTCAAAGCTCAAACGGGTGCGGGTGCTGGGTTCAAAAAACAAAGTAGCTAATATCTTGCCATCACATTTGTGGGCAAAGGCCTGCGGGGTTTCGATGATGCGGTCTGCGAGCTCTAACAGCTCGTCGATCTCCTGAGTGGTCAGGTCCAGAGGACTGATCAGCTTTTTCACGAGCGGGGCCTCCTTTGCAAATTTTTTTAATTCTACCCTGCCCCCCTTCAAATTGCAAGACCTTTTTCGGAAAAATTTCAAAAAATGTAACGCTTGATGAAAAGTGTTTCTCTTGATTCGGCAAAAAATTCCAAACGCCGTTCCTTCCCGAAAAAATGGAAGAAATCCTTGTGCGCTCTGCACAACAAGGGAACAAAACACTTTTGCAGTTTGACGGAAACGAAAAAGGAAGTTACAAAAATGGAACAAACAGCTTGTTTTGTTCACATAAAAGTAACACGAGAACAATGTTGCGTTACCTTGTTACTTCCGCATGTTAATCGGTTGACGTGCGCCTTTCACATTGGTATGATTTAGCCGTAGTCAACAATTTCCGGCCGGAAAGCTTCCAAATGGTGGACAAAAACCACAAAGGAACGGCTGGAAGCGACACGGCAGCGGAAAAACCGCTGTTTTCCCGGCAACGGCCCGAGTTCAGCTGCGCCGACCCCGCAGGAACAGCTGATGCAGATAGAAACGGCAAAATAGAACATTATAAAAAGAGAGAGCGGGGAGAAAAGGTGGAACACTATGGCAAAGAGAATCGACAGCACCCCGAAAAAAGACGGCTTCCGCATGCCCGGCGAGTTCGAGCCCCAGGAAAAGATCTGGATGATCTGGCCTGAGCGCCCGGACAACTGGCGCGACGGCGCCAAGCCCGCCCAGGAAGCTTACGCCAATGTGGCCAAGGCCATCAGCGAGTTCGAGCCGGTCACCATGATCGCCTCCCCCGCCCAGTATGCCCACGCCCGCAATGTTCTGCCCCCGGAGATCCGCGTGGTGGAAATGGCCAACGACGACGCCTGGTGCCGCGACTGCGGCCCCACCTTTGTGAAGAACGACAAGGGCGAAGTGCGCGCCATCGACTGGGATTTCAATGCCTGGGGCGGCCTGGTGGACGGGCTGTACTTCCCCTGGGCCAACGATGACGCGATCGCGCAGAAGATCTGCGAGATCGAGGGCATCGACACCTACCGCACCCCCGGCTTTGTGCTGGAGGGCGGCTCCATCCATGTGGACGGCGAGGGCACCCTGCTGACCACCGAGATGTGCCTTTTGAGCGAGGGCCGCAACCCCCACATGACCCGCGAAGAGATCGAAGAGCAGCTGAAAGAGTACCTGAACCTGGAGAAGATCATCTGGATCAAGGACGGCATTGACCCGGAAGAAACCAACGGCCACATCGACGACGTAGCCTGCTATGTGAAGCCCGGCGAGGTTGCCTGCATCTGGACCGAGGACCCCGAAAACCCGTTCTACAACGAGTGCCAGGCCGCTTACAAGACCCTGACCGAGGCCACCGACGCCAAGGGCCGCAAGCTGAAGGTGCACAAGCTGTGCATGCCCAAGGTCCCCGTGACCATCAAGGGCGACTTTAAGATCGACTACGTGGAGGGCACCCTGCCCCGTGAGGACGGCGATATCTGCATCGCTTCCTACATGAACTTTTTGATCGTGAACGGCGGCGTGATCGTGCCCCAGTACGGCGACGAAAACGACGCGCTGGCCCTGGAGCAGGTGCAGGCCATGTTCCCCGACCGCAAGGCCGTGGGCGTGTATACCCGCGAGGTCGTGTACGGCGGCGGCAACATCCACTGCATCACCCAGCAGCAGGTGAAATAAGACCCCTTTGGCAGGACCCGCGGCCCTGCGCGCCGGCAAAGGCGCGCAGGGCAAAGGGTCTTTTCGGGCGGAGCAGGCTTTTGCGGGCCGAACGCTCCGCGGCTTTGTGAAATTTTGCGAGGAGGCAAAATAGATGCAAGAGAAGAAAAAGATAAATCTGTGGCAAACGATCCTGTTCTCCATCTGTGGTATTTTGGTGCTGGACAGTATCGCTTCCCCCGCGATGATCGGTGTGTCGGCCATTACCATGTGGATCATCACCGCCATCGTGTTCTTTATCCCCTACGGCCTGGTAAACGCTGAGCTGGGTTCCACCTACCCGGACGACGGCGGCATCGCCAGCTGGGTGCAGCGCGCCTTCGGCGAGAAGCACGCGGTGCTGGTGGGCTGGTATTACTGGGTGAATGTGGCGTTCTGGATGCCCGCCGTGTTCGTGGCGTTTTCCAGCTGGTTCTCCATGGCGTTTGCGCCCAGCGCTTCGCCCTGGCTGCTGGCCGCCATTGCCATTGTGATGTGCTGGCTGGTGGTGGCCATCGGCATCCGGGGCGTGGACCTGTCGGTCGCGGTTTCCAACATCGCGGCGTTCTGCAAGGTGGCCATTGTGGTCATCATGGGGATTCTGGGCGTGGCATACGGCGTGACCCGCGGGTTCGCCAACGATTTCTCGCTCAGCTCGTTTGTTCCCGACATGAGCCATGCCACCGAGTACATTGCCATTATCGTGTACAACCTTTTGGGCTTTGAGCTGATCAGCAGCGTTGGCGGCGACATCGAGAACCCCAAAAAGAACATTCCCAAAATGACCGTGTTCGCCGGCCTGATCGTGACGGTGCTTTACATCATGGGCACCTTCGGCATTCTGGCGGCGATCCCCGTGGACAACATCAGCGAGGCCGACGGCTTCTTCTACGCCATTCAGGAGCTCTGCAGCGTGTTTGGACCCGCCCAGAACGCGGTGTTCTATGTGCTGATCATCGTTTCCATGCTCACACTGGTTTCCAACATGGTTTCCTGGAGCATGGGCGCGGTGGAAACCCTGGGCGCTATTGGCATGGAAGAGCGCAGCCCCAAGCTGCTGGGCCACAAGAGCAAGAAATTCGGCACCAACGACTACAGCTACATCGTGATGGGCGTGATCTCCACCGTGCTGATCGTGGTGAACTTCTCGCTGAGCGGCAACGCCAACGATGTGTTCTGGAACATCTTCGCCTTCAGCACCCTGGTGTTTATGCTGCCTTACCTGTGGCTGTTCCCCGCCGCATGGAAGCTGCGCAAGAGCGACCCGGGCACCGAGCGGGTGTACAAAGCCCCCGCCCTGGGCCTGTGCGTGGTGCTGGGCGAGGTGTGCATGGCGGTGGCCGTGTTCTTCCTGTTCTACGTGCCGTTTGACCCGCTGTATCACGGGATGCTGATCGTGGGCACGATCATTACCACCCTGATTGGTTTCAAGCTTTACAACAACGGCAAGAAAGCAAACAAATAATCGACAGATGGGGGGCGTATCCCCGTAAAAAACAAGGAAGACAAACCCAAGCCTAAAAGGAGCCGCGCCGTCGCCACCGCCGTGATCGTGCTGGCGGTGGCGGTTGTGGCGGGCGTGCTGCTGACCGCACGGGCCTCGGGGGAGCTGACCGCCCGCATGGCAGCGGGCGCGGGCACCGAGAGTGGTGTGCGGGGCCAGCTGCTTGGCCCGCTGACGCTGATCCCGCCCATTGTGACCATCGTGCTGGCGTTCCTCACAAAAGAGGTGCTGACCAGCCTGCTGGCGGGCGGCCTTTCCGGCGCGGCATTATTGGTGGCCTCCCAGGCGGAGCTTGGGGGGTGGGGGGGCTTTTTGCTCAATACCCTGCACAAGTACTGCCTTACCCTGGTGGAGGTGCTGGCCCAGCCGGAAAATACGGCCATCATTGTGCTGTGCCTTTGCATCGGCGGATTAACAAACCTGATCCGGGAGGCGGGCGGTTTTAATGCCGTGGCCCGCAAGCTGGTGAAGCGGGTGAAGACCCCGCGCCAGGCACAGCTTATGACCAGCCTGATGGCGCTGATGTTCTTTTTTGACGACTACGCCGACGCGCTGATCGTGGGGCCGGTGATGCGGCCCATCACCGACCAGGCGCGGGTGAGCCGGGAAAAGCTGGCGTTCATGGTGGATTCCACCGCCGCCCCGGTGGCGGGCATTGCGCTGATCTCCAGTTGGATCGCGGCGGAACTGGCGGCCATTGAGGCCGGGTTCGACGTGCTGGGGGTGGCCGAATCGGCCTACAACACCTTTTTGGGCAGCATCCCCTATTGCTTTTACAACATTTTCTGCCTGACCTTCATCCTGTGGATGGTGGTTATGGGGCGGGACTACGGCCCCATGTACAAGGCCGAATGCCGCGCCCGGGCGGGCGTTCCCATGAACCCCGAGCGCGCTGAGGCGGGCCAGCCGGCCGGCCAGGAGGAGCGCCCGGTCTCCCGCTCGAGCCTGTTCATTGCGGTGGGCTCCATCCTGTTCCTGTGCGTGTACGCGGTGGCGGGCATCTACTCGGACGGGCTGTACAAGGCAAAGGCCGCCGGGCTGCTGGCCCGGGACGCGGGCTTCTCGTTTGAGACGCTGCGTGTGGCGTTCGGCGAGGCCAGCACCGTGCAGGTGCTGGTGGAGGCGGCCATTCTGACGGCGGTGCTGGCGGCCATTGTGGCCGTGGCCACCCGCGCCCTGACCTTTAACGGGGCGGTGGGCGCCTGGGTGGAGGGCGGCGTGCAGCTGCTCACCACGGCGCTGATCCTGGCGCTGGCGTGGGGCCTTTCGGCCATGATCGCCGAGCTGGGCTCGGCCAGCTACCTGGCCGAGATGCTGGCGGGCAGCCTGCCCTACTGGCTGCTGCCGAGCCTGGTGTTCCTGGTATGCTGCGGCGTGAGCTTCAGCGCGGGAAGCTATGGCTGCATGCTCATGATCATGCCCATGGCCGTGCCCATTGCCTACACCATGGCTTATTCAAACCCCGCCGTGCAGAACCCCTGGGGCCTGTTCTGCGCCTGTGTGGCCAGCGTGCTTGCCGGCTCCATTTTCGGCGACCACTGCTCCCCCGTGACCGACACGACGATCCTTTCGGCACAGGGCAGCGGCTGCGCCCTGCTGGACCATGTGAAGACCCAGATGCCCTACGCCCTGACCGTGGCCGCCACGGCCACCCTGATGGGCACCCTGCCTGCGGGCTTCGGCGTTTCGCCGGCCCTCACGCTGCCGCTGGGCATGGCGGTGCTGGCTGTGGTCCTGTTCAAATTCGGCAAACACCCCGCGCCCGCGGGGGAGAGCAAATAAACCCGAGAAAAACAAAAACATGGAGGTATCCTTAACATGGAACTGCGTCACTTTATTGACACCAGCGACTTCACCAAACAGGAGCTGCTGGACATCATCCACCTGAGCCTGAAGATCAAAAAATGCATCAAAACCGGCTATTACCCCCCGCTGATGCGGCGTAAGACCCTGGGCATGATTTTCCAGCAGTCTTCCACCCGCACCCGCGTATCCTATGAGACCGCGATGGAGCAGCTGGGCGGCCACGCCCAGTATCTTGGACCCGGCATGATCCAGCTGGGCGGCCACGAGACCATCGGCGATACCGGCAAGGTGCTGAGCCAGCTGGTGGATGTGGTGATGGCCCGCGTGATTGACCACAAGACCGTGGTGGAGCTGGCCGAGAACTGCACTGTTCCCGTGATGAACGCCATGAGCGATTACAACCACCCCACCCAGGAGATCGGCGACATGTGCACCATCGTGGAGAACCTGCCCCGCGGCAAAAAGCTGGAGGAGTGCAAGGTGGTCTTTGTGGGCGACGCCACCCAGGTTTGCGCCTCGCTGGCCATGATCACCACCAAGCTGGGCATGAAGTTCGCCCACTACGGCCCCAAGGGCCACCTGATCCCCGACAGCCCCAGCGCCGCCTGCATGGCCGCCATTGAAAAGAACTGCGCCGAGAACGGCGGCGTTTTTGAGGAAGGGGACGACCGGGATCTGGTAAAGGGCGCCGACTTCATCTACACCGACGTGTGGTACGGCCTGTACGAGAGCGAGATGCCCAAGGAGGAGCGCGTGCGCGTGTTCGGCGACTACCAGGTGAACCGCGAGATGATGCAGCTGGGCAACCTGGGCTGCAAGTTCATGCACTGCCTGCCCGCCACCCGCGGCGAGGACGTGACCGACGAGGTGGCCGATTCCGACGCTTCCCTGTGCTGGGAAGAGGCCGGCAACCGCCTGACCGCCATGCGCGGCCTGCTGGTGTACTTCACCCGTTACCAGAAGGACGGCACCGAGGCGGAGAAGGAAGCCGTGAAGCAGGAGCTGGAAGCCTTTATGGAAGAGCGCGGCCTGGCGTAAAACTGAATCAACCGATAAAAAGGAGAAATGTATTATGGCTAAAATCGTGATCGCCCTGGGCGGCAACGCGCTGGGCAACACCCCCGCCGAACAACTGGCTCTGGTGACCGGCACCGCGAAGCCCATTGTGGACCTGATCGAGCAGGGCAACCAGGTCATCATTGCCCATGGCAACGGGCCCCAGGTGGGCATGATCAACCTGGGCATGTCCACCGCTGCCGAGGCCGGAGCCATCAAGTCCGACATGCCCTTCCCCGAGTGCGGGGCCATGAGCCAGGGCTACATCGGCTACCATTTGCAGAACGCCATCAACAACGAACTGACCGCCCGGGGCATCCGCAAGCCCGTGGGCACCCTGGTGACCCAGGTGCTGGTGGACGAGGCCGACCCCGCGTTTCAGAAGCCTTCCAAGCCCATCGGCGCGTTTTACACCAAGGAAGCGGCCGACAAGCTGGCCGCAGAGAAGGGCTACACCATGATTGAGGACGCAGGCCGGGGCTACCGCCAGGTCGTGCCCAGCCCCAAGCCGGTGGACGTGGT
This window of the Oscillospiraceae bacterium genome carries:
- the pyrI gene encoding aspartate carbamoyltransferase regulatory chain, with product MLNVDSLEKGVVIDHIAAGKCMEIYRVLELDKLDCSVAIIKNARSNKSGRKDIIKIEDRIDIDLDVLGFLDPSITVNIIEGGRIVEKKHLTLPGRIVNVAKCKNPRCITSVEQELDHVFLLTDPEAGTYRCMYCEQEYTRP
- the pyrB gene encoding aspartate carbamoyltransferase, giving the protein MKKLISPLDLTTQEIDELLELADRIIETPQAFAHKCDGKILATLFFEPSTRTRLSFESAMLSLGGQVLGFSSANSSSAAKGESVADTVRTVECYADIIAMRHPKEGAATVAASKVDCPLINAGDGGHQHPTQTLTDLLTIHRLKGHLDNLTVGLCGDLKFGRTVHSLIRAMMRYKGIKFVLVSPKELQIPDYIRDDLVREGFPFEEVERLEDAISQMDILYMTRVQRERFFNEEDYIRLRDSYILDNGKMALAKPDMIVMHPLPRVNEISVEVDDDPRAAYFPQARFGRFVRMALILKMLEVE
- the aguA_1 gene encoding putative agmatine deiminase, producing MAKRIDSTPKKDGFRMPGEFEPQEKIWMIWPERPDNWRDGAKPAQEAYANVAKAISEFEPVTMIASPAQYAHARNVLPPEIRVVEMANDDAWCRDCGPTFVKNDKGEVRAIDWDFNAWGGLVDGLYFPWANDDAIAQKICEIEGIDTYRTPGFVLEGGSIHVDGEGTLLTTEMCLLSEGRNPHMTREEIEEQLKEYLNLEKIIWIKDGIDPEETNGHIDDVACYVKPGEVACIWTEDPENPFYNECQAAYKTLTEATDAKGRKLKVHKLCMPKVPVTIKGDFKIDYVEGTLPREDGDICIASYMNFLIVNGGVIVPQYGDENDALALEQVQAMFPDRKAVGVYTREVVYGGGNIHCITQQQVK
- a CDS encoding amino acid transporter; translated protein: MQEKKKINLWQTILFSICGILVLDSIASPAMIGVSAITMWIITAIVFFIPYGLVNAELGSTYPDDGGIASWVQRAFGEKHAVLVGWYYWVNVAFWMPAVFVAFSSWFSMAFAPSASPWLLAAIAIVMCWLVVAIGIRGVDLSVAVSNIAAFCKVAIVVIMGILGVAYGVTRGFANDFSLSSFVPDMSHATEYIAIIVYNLLGFELISSVGGDIENPKKNIPKMTVFAGLIVTVLYIMGTFGILAAIPVDNISEADGFFYAIQELCSVFGPAQNAVFYVLIIVSMLTLVSNMVSWSMGAVETLGAIGMEERSPKLLGHKSKKFGTNDYSYIVMGVISTVLIVVNFSLSGNANDVFWNIFAFSTLVFMLPYLWLFPAAWKLRKSDPGTERVYKAPALGLCVVLGEVCMAVAVFFLFYVPFDPLYHGMLIVGTIITTLIGFKLYNNGKKANK
- a CDS encoding sodium:proton antiporter yields the protein MIVLAVAVVAGVLLTARASGELTARMAAGAGTESGVRGQLLGPLTLIPPIVTIVLAFLTKEVLTSLLAGGLSGAALLVASQAELGGWGGFLLNTLHKYCLTLVEVLAQPENTAIIVLCLCIGGLTNLIREAGGFNAVARKLVKRVKTPRQAQLMTSLMALMFFFDDYADALIVGPVMRPITDQARVSREKLAFMVDSTAAPVAGIALISSWIAAELAAIEAGFDVLGVAESAYNTFLGSIPYCFYNIFCLTFILWMVVMGRDYGPMYKAECRARAGVPMNPERAEAGQPAGQEERPVSRSSLFIAVGSILFLCVYAVAGIYSDGLYKAKAAGLLARDAGFSFETLRVAFGEASTVQVLVEAAILTAVLAAIVAVATRALTFNGAVGAWVEGGVQLLTTALILALAWGLSAMIAELGSASYLAEMLAGSLPYWLLPSLVFLVCCGVSFSAGSYGCMLMIMPMAVPIAYTMAYSNPAVQNPWGLFCACVASVLAGSIFGDHCSPVTDTTILSAQGSGCALLDHVKTQMPYALTVAATATLMGTLPAGFGVSPALTLPLGMAVLAVVLFKFGKHPAPAGESK
- the ptcA gene encoding putrescine carbamoyltransferase, which translates into the protein MELRHFIDTSDFTKQELLDIIHLSLKIKKCIKTGYYPPLMRRKTLGMIFQQSSTRTRVSYETAMEQLGGHAQYLGPGMIQLGGHETIGDTGKVLSQLVDVVMARVIDHKTVVELAENCTVPVMNAMSDYNHPTQEIGDMCTIVENLPRGKKLEECKVVFVGDATQVCASLAMITTKLGMKFAHYGPKGHLIPDSPSAACMAAIEKNCAENGGVFEEGDDRDLVKGADFIYTDVWYGLYESEMPKEERVRVFGDYQVNREMMQLGNLGCKFMHCLPATRGEDVTDEVADSDASLCWEEAGNRLTAMRGLLVYFTRYQKDGTEAEKEAVKQELEAFMEERGLA
- the arcC gene encoding carbamate kinase, producing MAKIVIALGGNALGNTPAEQLALVTGTAKPIVDLIEQGNQVIIAHGNGPQVGMINLGMSTAAEAGAIKSDMPFPECGAMSQGYIGYHLQNAINNELTARGIRKPVGTLVTQVLVDEADPAFQKPSKPIGAFYTKEAADKLAAEKGYTMIEDAGRGYRQVVPSPKPVDVVEKDMVNTLVDAGYVVITVGGGGIPVIRKDGRLVGTPAVIDKDFASAKLAELVKADKLVILTAVDRVAINWGKPDQKSLESMTVAEAERYCGEGHFAPGSMLPKVQAAMSFAQAGGEAIIASLEKAADALVGKSGTRVVG